In the genome of Limanda limanda chromosome 15, fLimLim1.1, whole genome shotgun sequence, one region contains:
- the soul2 gene encoding heme-binding protein soul2 yields the protein MERPLSVLVALVLVSFCKGWDEFCRGKPCPEYQLVQKNQDYEERLYVATSWITTTIKNNSSGAVLAANSRLKNYCKKHNTGRDVQIPVDTWPALITINQEGSLSWFIPPGAMPEITDESIKLETRPQATVYVRVFKGFPDLKMGEDNAKKLRDALTKAEKTYDFPAFSGAGYDPYFSIDHHNEVWIYAV from the exons ATGGAGCGACCACTGTCTGTGCTTGTAGCTCTTGTCCTGGTGTCATTCTGCAAAGGTTGGGACGAATTTTGTCGTGGCAAACCTTGTCCCGAGTACCAATTGGTTCAAAAAAACCAG GATTACGAGGAGCGTCTATATGTTGCCACAAGCTGGATTACCACCACAATCAAGAATAACAGCTCAGGAGCTGTTCTGGCTGCAAACTCGAGGCTGAAAAATTACTGCAAGAAACATAATACAGGCCGAG ATGTTCAGATCCCTGTAGACACCTGGCCTGCACTGATCACCATTAATCAGGAGGGTTCCCTGTCCTGGTTTATTCCTCCTGGTGCCATGCCTGAGATCACTGATGAATCCATCAAACTGGAAACAAGACCCCAGGCCACTGTCTACGTCAG GGTGTTTAAAGGATTTCCAGACCTTAAGATGGGTGAAGATAATGCAAAGAAGCTGCGTGATGCCTTGACCAAAGCCGAGAAAACATATGATTTTCCTGCTTTCTCTGGGGCTGGCTATGATCCATACTTCTCGATTGATCACCACAATGAGGTCTGGATCTATGCTGTCTGA